A single region of the Brassica napus cultivar Da-Ae unplaced genomic scaffold, Da-Ae ScsIHWf_487;HRSCAF=742, whole genome shotgun sequence genome encodes:
- the LOC125604229 gene encoding photosystem II CP47 reaction center protein — MGLPWYRVHTVVLNDPGRLLSVHIMHTALVAGWAGSMALYELAVFDPSDPVLDPMWRQGMFVIPFMTRLGITNSWGGWNITGGTITNPGLWSYEGVAAAHIVFSGLCFLAAIWHWVYWDLEIFCDERTGKPSLDLPKIFGIHLFLSGVACFGFGAFHVTGLYGPGIWVSDPYGLTGKVQPVNPAWGVEGFDPFVPGGIASHHIAAGTLGILAGLFHLSVRPPQRLYKGLRMGNIETVLSSSIAAVFFAAFIVAGTMWYGSATTPIELFGPTRYQWDQGYFQQEIYRRVSAGLAENQSVSEAWSKIPEKLAFYDYIGNNPAKGGLFRAGSMDNGDGIAVGWLGHPVFRNKEGRELFVRRMPTFFETFPVVLVDGDGIVRADVPFRRAESKYSVEQVGVTVEFYGGELNGVSYSDPATVKKYARRAQLGEIFELDRATLKSDGVFRSSPRGWFTFGHASFALLFFFGHIWHGSRTLFRDVFAGIDPDLDAQVEFGAFQKLGDPTTKRQAV; from the coding sequence ATGGGTTTGCCTTGGTATCGTGTTCATACTGTTGTATTGAATGATCCCGGTCGTTTGCTTTCGGTTCATATAATGCATACTGCTCTGGTTGCTGGTTGGGCCGGTTCCATGGCTCTATATGAATTAGCTGTTTTTGATCCCTCCGACCCTGTTCTTGATCCAATGTGGAGACAAGGTATGTTCGTTATACCTTTCATGACTCGTTTAGGAATAACCAATTCATGGGGCGGTTGGAATATTACAGGAGGGACTATAACGAATCCGGGTCTTTGGAGTTACGAAGGGGTAGCCGCAGCACATATCGTGTTTTCTGGCTTGTGCTTCTTGGCAGCTATTTGGCATTGGGTATATTGGGATCTAGAAATTTTTTGTGATGAACGTACAGGAAAACCTTCTTTGGATTTGCCCAAGATTTTTggaattcatttatttctttcaggAGTGGCTTGCTTTGGTTTTGGCGCATTTCATGTAACAGGATTATATGGTCCTGGAATATGGGTATCCGACCCTTATGGACTAACCGGAAAGGTCCAACCCGTAAATCCGGCGTGGGGCGTGGAGGGTTTTGACCCTTTTGTTCCGGGAGGAATAGCCTCTCATCATATTGCAGCAGGGACGTTGGGTATATTAGCGGGCTTATTCCATCTTAGTGTTCGTCCGCCTCAACGTCTATACAAAGGATTACGTATGGGAAATATTGAAACCGTCCTTTCCAGTAGTATTGCTGCTGTCTTTTTTGCAGCTTTTATTGTTGCTGGAACTATGTGGTATGGTTCTGCAACTACTCCCATCGAATTATTTGGTCCTACTCGTTATCAATGGGATCAGGGATACTTTCAACAAGAAATATATCGAAGAGTTAGTGCCGGACTAGCTGAAAATCAAAGTGTATCAGAAGCTTGGTCTAAAATTCCTGAAAAATTagctttttatgattatattgGTAATAATCCAGCAAAAGGGGGATTATTCCGAGCGGGTTCAATGGACAATGGGGATGGAATAGCTGTTGGATGGTTAGGACACCCCGTCTTTAGAAATAAAGAAGGGCGTGAACTTTTTGTACGCCGTATGCCtactttttttgaaacatttccGGTTGTTTTGGTAGACGGAGACGGAATTGTTAGAGCCGACGTCCCGTTTAGAAGGGCAGAATCTAAATATAGTGTCGAACAAGTAGGTGTAACTGTTGAGTTTTATGGTGGTGAACTCAATGGAGTAAGTTATAGTGATCCCGCAACTGTGAAAAAATATGCTAGACGGGCTCAATTGGGTGAGATTTTTGAATTAGATCGTGCTACTTTGAAATCCGATGGTGTTTTTCGTAGCAGTCCAAGAGGTTGGTTTACTTTTGGGCATGCTTCGTTTGCTCTACTTTTCTTCTTTGGACACATTTGGCATGGTTCTAGAACCCTCTTCAGAGATGTTTTTGCTGGTATTGATCCAGATTTGGATGCTCAGGTGGAATTTGGGGCATTCCAAAAACTTGGAGATCCAACTACAAAAAGACAAGCAGTCTGA
- the LOC125604230 gene encoding mitochondrial Rho GTPase 1-like: MARYSTGTVVDFSKSVRIVVIGDKGTGKSSLIAAAATNSFPANVPPVLPDTKLPLQFFPDGIPVTIVDTSSRQEDRGMVAEELKHADAVVLTHASDDRPETLQRLSTYWLPELRRLEVKVPIVVAGCKLDLDKNQASFEQVMSPIMNQFREIETCIECSALKQIQAQEVFYYAQKKCHSPNSTSV; this comes from the exons ATGGCGAGATACTCAACTGGCACGGTTGTTGACTTTTCTAAATCTGTACGAATCGTTGTGATTGGTGACAAGGGCACTGGAAAGTCCAGCTTGATTGCCGCTGCAGCCACCAATTCTTTCCCTGCCAATGTCCCTCCTGTTTTGCCTGATACCAAGTTGCCTCTTCAGTTCTTCCCTGACGGTATACCCGTCACCATCGTTGACACTTCCTCAAG GCAGGAAGATAGGGGCATGGTTGCCGAGGAATTGAAGCACGCAGATGCAGTGGTTTTGACACATGCCAGTGACGACCGACCTGAGACTCTCCAACGTTTGAGTACATACTGGCTTCCAGAGCTTCGGCGGTTAGAG GTAAAGGTTCCTATAGTTGTAGCAGGCTGTAAGCTTGACCTCGACAAGAACCAGGCCAGCTTCGAACAAGTGATGTCACCTATAATGAACCAGTTTCGGGAGATTGAGACTTGTATCGAATGTTCTGCCCTGAAGCAAATCCAG GCACAAGAAGTTTTCTATTATGcacaaaaaaaatgtcattcACCCAACAGCACCTCTGTTTGA